The following are encoded together in the Chanodichthys erythropterus isolate Z2021 chromosome 16, ASM2448905v1, whole genome shotgun sequence genome:
- the slco5a1b gene encoding solute carrier organic anion transporter family member 5A1b isoform X1: MESFHLFLGILAFRASLVSAADRKFGCLFEDGLCLNYEVCLNDGMLGRCEAAPLTEVYTYDVTPATVQRFRMLLQRLAHRGLSWEDDVTQQVLANEFSKLRKVSLPLPEPRPQGYGTAVGDRRMKSSEAGVRKTLKYLQHLGLLPKTAHKGAELQYYRPGEARPATDSSPPEFIPEVPYQSKSYPDLSRYQSDAAQAPQQQEGLDLLVAALQKYLSKNKPPQPDLGGRSRADRLFLKDGSTKSSASDSLTPVDESFIWKVLQNVGRHSVDVKSLKAADLDKLAVLIADALQVVEQQAGQGETPRDLETQQHPEYEAEVMQYEDQHPESYAMDQTPEDSAQKQREADEESSSVTQKTDQTILPVTEGQTVEEKRTMDNKQEVGFLGKLLEYLDKTSSPEAEPVDKGRGVSVETVRSRTTHREVGMQKKAIERVEEVEGWVQAAAIAPSSGLKENPAPHRKNMKVEDLQLDVQSNAKNDIYGYIITDTENLSTDRGLRLMELLARKAKIQMTDFSELSVVSPAVTFQVRPNAQNITTTDVANVAVHQKSELEKEAEVKIVEAGVTDWSKLNQIPTKYSRSESMKFLILTVISIICITGVLLASSVVYCLRHRSHHKLKEKLTNLGSDTTTDATATYQELCRQRMAVKPPVEKPDPIHSSRINSVSSQLSDGPIPSPSARTSTSSWSEEPAHSNMDISTGHMILAYMEDHLKNKNRLESEWEALCAYQAEPNATTIGQRDGNVKKNRISTVIAYDHCRITMKVENNQGNSDYINASPIMDHDPRNPAYIATQGPLPSTVADFWQMVWESGCVVIVMLTPLSENGVKQCYHYWPDEGSNLYHIYEVNLVSEHVWCDDFLVRSFYLKNMQTNETRTVTQFHYHTWLNDRTPETSQTLLDFRRKVNKCYRGRSCPVIVHCSDGAGRTGTYILIDMVLNKMAKGAKEIDIAATLEHLRDQRPGMVQTKDQFEFALTTVAEEVNAILKVLPQ, from the exons ATGGAATCGTTTCACCTGTTTCTCGGCATCCTTGCGTTTCGGGCCAGTCTCGTCTCCGCGGCAGATCGAAAATTCG gcTGCTTGTTTGAGGATGGTCTCTGTCTGAACTATGAAGTCTGTCTTAACG ATGGCATGCTCGGCCGCTGCGAGGCTGCTCCATTAACAGAAGTCTACACATACGACGTCACGCCAGCAACGGTACAGAGATTCCGCATGCTGCTTCAGAGACTGGCTCACAGAG GGCTGTCTTGGGAAGATGACGTCACTCAACAGGTTTTAGCAAACGAGTTCTCCAAACTACGCAAAGTTTCCCTTCCATTACCAGAGCCCAG GCCGCAGGGTTATGGAACTGCTGTTGGAGACAGGAGAATGAAATCATCTGAGGCTGGGGTTAGGAAGACTCTGAAATACCTGCAGCACCTGGGACTGCTACCAAAAACAGCACACAAG GGGGCGGAGCTTCAGTATTATCGCCCTGGAGAAGCACGCCCTGCGACTGACTCCTCCCCTCCTGAGTTCATTCCAGAGGTGCCCTATCAATCAAAGTCTTACCCCGACCTCAGCCGATACCAGAGCGATGCGGCACAAGCTCCCCAGCAGCAAGAGGGGTTAGACCTGCTCGTGGCCGCTCTTCAGAAGTATCTTTCCAAGAACAAACCACCTCAGCCTGATCTGGGAGGAAGATCCAGAGCGGATCGGCTCTTCTTAAAAGATGGATCAACAAAATCTTCTGCCAGTGACTCTCTTACGCCAGTGGATG AATCCTTCATCTGGAAAGTTCTGCAGAACGTGGGAAGACACAGTGTGGATGTGAAGAGTCTAAAGGCAGCAGATCTGGATAAGCTTGCTGTTCTTATCGCAGATGCTCTGCAGGTGGTGGAACAGCAGGCAGGTCAGGGAGAGACGCCCAGAGACCTGGAGACACAGCAGCATCCCGAGTACGAGGCAGAAGTCATGCAATATGAGGACCAGCATCCTGAGAGTTATGCAATGGATCAGACCCCTGAAGACAGTGCTCAGAAACAGAGGGAGGCGGATGAGGAAAGTTCATCTGTCACTCAAAAGACAGACCAAACCATCCTGCCTGTGACAG AGGGACAGACAGTAGAGGAGAAGAGAACCATGGACAACAAG CAGGAAGTGGGCTTTTTAGGAAAGTTGCTGGAGTATCTGGATAAAACCTCCAGCCCAGAAGCAGAGCCTGTTGATAAGGGCCGGGGAGTGTCTGTAGAGACGGTTCGTAGCCGAACAACACACCGGGAGGTGGGGATGCAGAAAAAGGCCATAGAGAGAGTGGAGGAGGTAGAGGGCTGGGTGCAGGCAGCAGCTATAGCGCCCTCCTCTGGCCTGAAGGAAAACCCTGCACCACACCGCAAGAACATGAAAGTAGAGGATCTTCAGTTGGATGTTCAGAGCAACGCTAAAAATGACATCTACGGATACATTATTACTGACACAGA GAATCTTTCCACTGATAGGGGTTTGCGTCTGATGGAGTTGCTGGCTCGTAAAGCGAAGATTCAAATGACGGATTTCTCAGAGCTCTC TGTTGTTAGTCCAGCTGTGACATTTCAGGTCCGTCCAAACGCTCAGAACATCACAACAACGGATGTGGCTAATGTAGCAG TCCATCAAAAAAGTGAACTGGAGAAAGAAGCGGAAGTCAAGATTGTGGAGGCTGGAGTCACTGAT tGGAGTAAACTGAATCAGATTCCCACCAAGTACAGTCGCTCTGAGTCTATGAAGTTTCTGATTCTGACTGTGATTTCTATCATCTGCATCACTGGAGTGTTGCTGGCGTCCAGTGTGGTCTACTGTCTGCGTCACCGCTCTCATCACAAACTCAAAGAGAAGCTCACCAACCTTGGCTCTGACACCACCACTGATGCCACTGCTACCTACCAG GAACTATGTAGGCAGCGAATGGCAGTGAAGCCTCCTGTAGAGAAGCCGGATCCTATTCATTCTTCTCGTATAAATAGCGTGTCATCTCAGTTGAGCGACGGCCCAATACCGAGCCCCTCTGCTCGCACTAGCACCTCCTCCTGGAGCGAAGAGCCCGCTCACTCCAACATGGACATCTCGACTGGTCACATGATACTG GCATATATGGAAGACCACCTGAAAAATAAGAATCGTTTGGAGTCAGAGTGGGAGGCTCTCTGTGCGTACCAGGCCGAGCCCAATGCCACCACCATCGGCCAGAGAGACGGCAACGTCAAGAAAAACCGCATAAGCACAGTCATAGCCT ATGATCATTGCAGAATAACTATGAAGGTGGAGAACAATCAAGGCAACTCGGACTACATCAATGCCAGCCCAATC atgGATCATGACCCTCGTAACCCCGCGTACATCGCCACTCAGGGCCCACTGCCCTCCACCGTGGCTGACTTCTGGCAG ATGGTCTGGGAGAGCGGGTGTGTGGTGATTGTCATGTTGACTCCTCTCTCTGAGAACGGTGTGAAACAGTGTTACCACTACTGGCCCGACGAAGGCTCCAACCTATATCACATTTATGAG gtGAATCTGGTTTCTGAGCATGTGTGGTGTGACGACTTCCTGGTTCGGAGCTTTTACTTGAAAAACATGCAGACTAATGAGACTCGTACAGTCACACAGTTCCATTATCACACTTGGCTGAACGACCGAACGCCCGAAACCAGCCAAACCCTGCTCGACTTCCGCAG GAAAGTAAACAAATGCTACCGTGGAAGGTCCTGTCCTGTCATTGTTCACTGCAG CGACGGAGCTGGACGGACTGGGACGTACATTTTGATTGACATGGTGTTGAATAAAATGGCCAAAG GTGCAAAAGAGATTGATATTGCTGCTACACTGGAACACCTGCGAGACCAGAGACCCGGCATGGTTCAGACCAAG GATCAGTTTGAGTTTGCACTGACGACTGTAGCTGAGGAAGTGAACGCtattctcaaagtcctgccacAGTGA
- the slco5a1b gene encoding solute carrier organic anion transporter family member 5A1b isoform X2 — MESFHLFLGILAFRASLVSAADRKFGCLFEDGLCLNYEVCLNDGMLGRCEAAPLTEVYTYDVTPATVQRFRMLLQRLAHRGLSWEDDVTQQVLANEFSKLRKVSLPLPEPRPQGYGTAVGDRRMKSSEAGVRKTLKYLQHLGLLPKTAHKGAELQYYRPGEARPATDSSPPEFIPEVPYQSKSYPDLSRYQSDAAQAPQQQEGLDLLVAALQKYLSKNKPPQPDLGGRSRADRLFLKDGSTKSSASDSLTPVDESFIWKVLQNVGRHSVDVKSLKAADLDKLAVLIADALQVVEQQAGQGETPRDLETQQHPEYEAEVMQYEDQHPESYAMDQTPEDSAQKQREADEESSSVTQKTDQTILPVTEGQTVEEKRTMDNKQEVGFLGKLLEYLDKTSSPEAEPVDKGRGVSVETVRSRTTHREVGMQKKAIERVEEVEGWVQAAAIAPSSGLKENPAPHRKNMKVEDLQLDVQSNAKNDIYGYIITDTENLSTDRGLRLMELLARKAKIQMTDFSELSVVSPAVTFQVRPNAQNITTTDVANVADL, encoded by the exons ATGGAATCGTTTCACCTGTTTCTCGGCATCCTTGCGTTTCGGGCCAGTCTCGTCTCCGCGGCAGATCGAAAATTCG gcTGCTTGTTTGAGGATGGTCTCTGTCTGAACTATGAAGTCTGTCTTAACG ATGGCATGCTCGGCCGCTGCGAGGCTGCTCCATTAACAGAAGTCTACACATACGACGTCACGCCAGCAACGGTACAGAGATTCCGCATGCTGCTTCAGAGACTGGCTCACAGAG GGCTGTCTTGGGAAGATGACGTCACTCAACAGGTTTTAGCAAACGAGTTCTCCAAACTACGCAAAGTTTCCCTTCCATTACCAGAGCCCAG GCCGCAGGGTTATGGAACTGCTGTTGGAGACAGGAGAATGAAATCATCTGAGGCTGGGGTTAGGAAGACTCTGAAATACCTGCAGCACCTGGGACTGCTACCAAAAACAGCACACAAG GGGGCGGAGCTTCAGTATTATCGCCCTGGAGAAGCACGCCCTGCGACTGACTCCTCCCCTCCTGAGTTCATTCCAGAGGTGCCCTATCAATCAAAGTCTTACCCCGACCTCAGCCGATACCAGAGCGATGCGGCACAAGCTCCCCAGCAGCAAGAGGGGTTAGACCTGCTCGTGGCCGCTCTTCAGAAGTATCTTTCCAAGAACAAACCACCTCAGCCTGATCTGGGAGGAAGATCCAGAGCGGATCGGCTCTTCTTAAAAGATGGATCAACAAAATCTTCTGCCAGTGACTCTCTTACGCCAGTGGATG AATCCTTCATCTGGAAAGTTCTGCAGAACGTGGGAAGACACAGTGTGGATGTGAAGAGTCTAAAGGCAGCAGATCTGGATAAGCTTGCTGTTCTTATCGCAGATGCTCTGCAGGTGGTGGAACAGCAGGCAGGTCAGGGAGAGACGCCCAGAGACCTGGAGACACAGCAGCATCCCGAGTACGAGGCAGAAGTCATGCAATATGAGGACCAGCATCCTGAGAGTTATGCAATGGATCAGACCCCTGAAGACAGTGCTCAGAAACAGAGGGAGGCGGATGAGGAAAGTTCATCTGTCACTCAAAAGACAGACCAAACCATCCTGCCTGTGACAG AGGGACAGACAGTAGAGGAGAAGAGAACCATGGACAACAAG CAGGAAGTGGGCTTTTTAGGAAAGTTGCTGGAGTATCTGGATAAAACCTCCAGCCCAGAAGCAGAGCCTGTTGATAAGGGCCGGGGAGTGTCTGTAGAGACGGTTCGTAGCCGAACAACACACCGGGAGGTGGGGATGCAGAAAAAGGCCATAGAGAGAGTGGAGGAGGTAGAGGGCTGGGTGCAGGCAGCAGCTATAGCGCCCTCCTCTGGCCTGAAGGAAAACCCTGCACCACACCGCAAGAACATGAAAGTAGAGGATCTTCAGTTGGATGTTCAGAGCAACGCTAAAAATGACATCTACGGATACATTATTACTGACACAGA GAATCTTTCCACTGATAGGGGTTTGCGTCTGATGGAGTTGCTGGCTCGTAAAGCGAAGATTCAAATGACGGATTTCTCAGAGCTCTC TGTTGTTAGTCCAGCTGTGACATTTCAGGTCCGTCCAAACGCTCAGAACATCACAACAACGGATGTGGCTAATGTAGCAG ACTTATGA